The following is a genomic window from Lysinibacillus sp. G4S2.
TTAAGCTTACCATTTGAAGTAAATGTTCATGGTAGGATTTATGAAATGGGAGGCATTACCGCTGTTGGAACTTATCCTGAATATTCAGGGCATGGTTTGATGGAGGGCCTCATTTTTGAGAGCTTGGAGCGGATGCGAAATGAAGGGAAATGCATATCCTATTTATTTCCATATTCTATCCCTTATTATCGAAAAAAGGGCTGGGAAATTATGAGTGATATTGTGGAATTTCAGATCAAGGATACGCAGCTTCCTCGCTACGCAAATTTAAACGGTAAAATACGTCGTGTCGATCCGAAGCATGAAGATGTTGTGACCATCTATGCGCGCTATGCCCAAAAGACGCATGGTGTTATGGTACGTAATAGCATTGCCTGGAATGAAAAGTTTCAGGAAGATTTTTGGGAAGAGAAATTTATTGATAGCGATGTGAACCTCCAGGCAGCAGTATATTATGATGAGGATGATATACCTCAGGGTTATATGTTTTACCACATCATGGAGGAAAATTATTACATTGATGAAATTGTTTATTTGCAGGAAGAGGCGCGAAAAGGCTTATGGAATTTTGTCTCTGCACATAGCTCGATGATTTACAATGTCTATGGTAAAACAACTGGTAATGAAGCAGTCGCCTTTTTATTAGAGGATAGTGAAATTATTCAAAAGGTATCGCCGTATTTTATGGCACGAATAGTAGATGTAAAAGAATTTCTACTACGTTATCCATTCATGGGCAATGATTTTCAGCTTCGACTAGCTGTTAGTGATCGCATTGTGGCCTGGAATAATGGCACATTTGTCATAACGATGCAAAATGGAAAAGCTACCGTTGAAAAGGTTAGCGAGACATTGTCTGAAAATGCTATTCAGCTAACAGTCCAAACACTTGCTACGATGTTACTAGGCTATAAAAGACCAAGCTATTTAGAAAAAATCGAGCGTCTACAGGGCAATGCCATCGAAATTGCGCTATTAGAGACTGTACTACCAGTCGGCATTCCAACGTTTATTGATTACTTTTAAATATGATGGGAATTTGTGCAGGGGGGCCTGTGCAAATTCCTTTTTCTATGGGCTCAACTAAAATTGCTACTGTCAGGAAAAGTAATGCTCGGGTCCAAGAGAAAAGTGATCGGGTCAGCCGAAGAACCGCTCGGGTTCAAGGGAAAAGTGATCGGGCCAGCCGAAGAACCGCTCGGGTCCAAGAGAAAAGTGATCGGGTAAGCCGAAGAACTGCTCGGGTTCAAGAGAAAAGTGATCGGGTCAGCGGAAGAACAGCTCGGGTTCAAGAGAAAAGTGATCGGGTCAGCCGAAGAACTGCTCCTGTCCCCAAAGAACTGCTCATAAGAACAAATAATTTCCTAAAAAAGGAAAAATCACTCCACTGAAATTGCCCCTTAAAACCATTGCAGTTATGGCTTAAAATTGCGTTATCCAAGCCTTTTTCAAGAGTTGGACACCGAGGATGATTTCCTCCATTGTTAACTTACTAAAGCCTAATTGTATAATTGGCACAGAGCTTGGCTGTTGTAGAAAATATGGGCTTGTAGGGTAGACCTTGATTCCGTGTTGTTCTGCATTTTGAATAAGCTGCTCTTCTGAAAGTTGTGTATGCACCTTCACCAATATATATAACCCAGATTGCTCTCCTAATATCGTAATTTTTTCTCCGAATTGCTTGTTAAGCTCCTCTACAAGACCGTTTATTTTATGTTTATAGGTGATACGCATTTTTTTAATATGCCGTGTCCATTCACCTTGTTCCATAAATTTCGCCATTGTTAATTGATGTATAGCCGAAGCGTTATGTTCAAAATGAGCAAAGCGTTTTTTATATGAATGAACAAGTGTTTTCGGTAGCACCATATAGCTTAAACGAATGGCTGGTAAAAACGATTTTGAAAATGTTCCCATATAAATAACACGTGATTTATCAATAGAGGCGAGAGAAGGAAATGGTTGCTGTGTATATCGAAATTCACCATCATAATCATCCTCGAGTATATAACCATCAACTTTTTTTGCCCACTGAATTAAAGCTTGCCGCTGCTGAATACTCATGGAAACTCCATATGGGAAATGATGAGAAGGTGTGACATATAGTAAGCGCGAAGGTAAATGGGCTAAATGCTCAAGCTGTGCACCAGTTTCCAACACAGGTAATGTCTCTATTTGAAAGCCATGCATTTTGAATGCTTCCCTTGCACCGTCGTAGCCAGGATCTTCTAAAATAACACTTGGGAAATCCCACTTTAATAGAAAGCCCAGATAAATTAACATTTGTTGCGTGCTGCTACCGATAATAATGTCCTCCGCATGTACCTGAACTCCACGAGCTTGGAGCAAATAATGCACAAGCTGTTCCTTTAAAAGTGGCTCACCGAAAGGATCTCCATATGCATAGCAATTTTTTAAAGCTAATACTTGATTAGCCATTTGACGCCATGTTTTTAAAGGAAAATGTTGTTGATCGACAGCACCTGCACGAAAGTCAATGATGATATCTCCAGATTTAGTAGTCGTTTTTTGTGGAAGGCTTGGTCGTTCCTCCTCCAGTAGAAAAACTTGCTCAAAATCATTAACGAAATAACCTTTTCGTCCCTCGCCACGTATGTATCCTTCTGCTACAAGTTGCTCATAGGCAGTTAAAGTTGTATTCCGACTGACATGTAAAGTATCGGCTAGCCTTCGAATAGAGGGAAGAGAATCATTCGTTTTCAATCGCCCTTTTTCGATTAACCATTTGATTTGCTGATAAATTTGTTTATATTTTGCCTCTCCTTCTGTGAATAAAAAAATAAAATCATCCATGTAAACCCTCCTTGACATGTTGAAATGTCTTGAACTGTTTCTTTTTAAATGTCAGTTTGTTTTTTATCATAATACTAGAATTACATATGAAAAGAAAAGGGGAGAAAGTTAATGGAGATTTGTACAGTAACTCTAGCAACAGTTGGAGAAGTGGTGCCATTATTTAATGCATATCGAGAATTTTATGGTCAACAAGCTAACTTAGGGCAAGCCGAGCAGTTTCTAACGGAACGTTTAAATAAGGGAGAGTCGGTTATTTTTCTAGCATATTTGGATGCGCAGCCAGTTGGTTTTGTTCAGCTATATCCTGTTTTTTCATCTGTAGCGATGAAAAAAGCTTTTATTTTAAACGATTTATTTGTGGCAGAGCATGCCAGAAAACGAGGTGTCGCACAGGGCTTAATTGAACAGTGTTATTCATACTGTTTACAGAAGGATGCAAGGTATATAGCCTTAGAAACAGCGACAGATAACGTTCGTGCTCAAAAACTATATGAGAAGCTCGGAATGAAGATAGATGATGGAGTATTTCATTTTATTAAATATTGGTAACGGAGAGGAGTCTTGGAAAAAATGACGGCAACAATCAAACAATTAACAACTCAGCAAGAATGGATTGAAGCGTATGCTGTTTTGGTGCAACTTCGTACGGAATTAACAATAGAAAAGTACCTACTATTATTAAAGGAAATGATGCAAGATGGCTATATGTTGTTTGCCTTATTTGAAAACAAACAAATGGTTGCAGTAGCCGGATTAAGTTGGAGAGTCAACTTCTACAGTGAACGTCATATTTTTGTCTATGATTTAGTAACGCATGAGGCCTATCGTTCAAGAGGCTATGGTGAGAAATTATTGCACTATATTCATCAATGGGGCAAAGAAAAGGGTGCACACTATATTGCTTTAGAATCTGGAGTACTAAGAAAAAATGCACATCGCTTTTATGAAGATCGATTAGGATATGAAAAATGGTGCTATTCTTTTCGAAAAGCATTGTGATCGATTATTTTTAATTGAACGAAATCAGCATTAAGAATGAAAGCAGCGACTAGTATATTGCTAGTCGTATTTTTTTGGAGGAGATTACTGATTAACATTTATTATTTAATTATAAAAAATAAATATTTAACGATTATCATTAAATTAATCTTGATTTTATATCTGCTATTTAATATGCTTAACATGAAGAATGAAAGAAATATTGACTACCCGCGATTTTCGAACATAAATCGGCGGGAAAACATGAGTTAGCGGCGGAATCGGAATGTTTACCGGCGGAAAAGCGTAAGTTAGCGGCGGAACTGGAGAGTTTACCGGCGGAAAAGCGTAAGTTAGCGGCGGAACCGGAACGTCACCCGTCGAAAAGCCGGAGTCACCGTAGCAACTGTAACATCAACTGGCACAAAAGCATCTACTACTAGCTCTAGACATTCTTCATGGAAAACTTCATAAACAGGAGGCAAAATCATGGTTATGGAAAGTGCAATAAGTGCAATTATTCAGGTCATTTTATTTTCAGTTATACCGTTTATTTGGTGGTTTTTCTCAGGGAAAAAGGAACAATCATTTTTAGCATGGCTCGGCATCAAGAAGCCTGTCATTGAAAGTAAGGGTAATTATTTTGTATGGTTTTTAGTCATTATTGTTTTATTAGTCGTTCCACTTGCTACAATTACCTATTTCTACCTAGATAGTTCAATCTTAGCGTCAAATCGTTTTATAGGACTTGGCTTTTCAGCGCTCGTACCAGCACTGTTCTATGCAATTGTCCAAACAGGGTTATCGGAGGAGCTGTTTTTCCGAGGTTTTTTAATGAAGAGATTCATGCATAGGTTTGGTTTTCAAATAGGGAATATCATGCAAAGTTTACTATTTGGCACTATACATGGGTGGATGCTGTTTTCTTTTATTCCTTTTGGAGGTGTTGTGTTAGTTGTTATGGCAACTGGATTTGCAGGTTATTTAATGGGCTGGATCAATGAACGAAAATCCAATGGCTCTATTTTAACAAGCTGGAGCGTACATGGCATTGCTAATCTATTTGCCTCTGTTATGGCAATGTTTAATATGCTCTAAAGACTGACTAATTTGCATTAAATTGTTTTCGATTGCATAATAGCTTAGAGGTGTTTGAATGAAATTGATGGAGCACATTGTAAAAGGATGCTTATTTGTTGGTTTTATTTTGCTGGGAGGGCGTATTCTTACCGCAATATGCAGTTATTATAATATAGCATTACAACTTTTTTCGTTGATTATCATGTCGCCTCACTAATTATACTATTAATAGGTATTATAGGAACAGAGATCCTAAATAGACGAAAAAAGAAGGGACGAGCATAAATGACGGAATGGCCAAAGGGTGTAGCGAAGCCTGCTATACGTGCATTAAATGCGGCGGGGTATACACAATTAGAGCAATTGGAAAAGGTTGATCTTTCAACATTAAAAAATTTACATGGTATGGGACCGAAAGCGCTGGCGGCCATTGAAACAGCACTGAATGAAAGTAGGAAGCACAGTGAATAAGCTGACATTATTTTTGCTGGTAATGGTCGTCTATTATATTTTTGTTGTGTTCCTTATTAGTAAGCTATTTATTATTCCTATCATGAAGTTTATGGCACTTGTATTTTTCCTGGGGGCAGGCTTTATTTTTTCTCGAAAGATGCGAAGGAAACTACAGTAGGAGGAATTATGAAAATTACAAAACTAACCCTATTTTATTTGGTCGTTATTTTGGTTGCAATGGCGCTATCACTAGCTGGGGTTCGTCTATTCATTTCGCTCGGCATTATTGCCTTTATTCTGATCGCAATGATTTATAGACATATACATATTTTATTTCGAACAAATGATATGAAGTTGGTAGATAAGCTAGTAAAAGATCGTAAAAATGATCCTTTTTTTGCCTATCTTTTCGCTGCTGCTTATGGTACAAGGGAAGATCAGCTGCACTCATTAGAAACAGCCATTGAAAAATATAAGCAGCCAGCCATGAAGTATAACTGTAAATTTTTAAAGGCGATCATGGAAGAGAATTTAGAGGAAGCAAAAGATGCAGCTGATAAAATAAATAAAGAGCCTTTAACAAGCTATGCAAAATGTTATATCGCTGCGCTTGAAGGACGAACAGCAGATATGCGAAGCGATCAGCTTACACAGCAATGGATGCAGCCAGCGATTGAAGCGGTTTATGCATACAAGGTGAAGAATGAAGCCGCGTTTGAGCAGAATCAGAAAGAAAGCATTGCCTTTGCACGCGGCGTACAAAAATATGTGTTAATACATACCTTTGAACAGATGAAAATGGATCTATAATAAATATAGGCTACTTGATGCTAATTGGTGTCAAGTAGCTTATTTTTTAGCATAGAAAATTTACATTAATCATACAAATCTTGTTTACTCATTCGTCTAATAAAGTAAGAGAGGTGAGAAGATGGAGTTTGATGAGCTTTATGAACAATATTTTCAGCGCATTTATCAATTTATTTATTATATGGTCTCGGATCCAAGCTTAGCGGAGGATTTAACGCAGGAAACATTTATTCGGGTTTATAAAGGACATTTTAGAAACG
Proteins encoded in this region:
- a CDS encoding GNAT family N-acetyltransferase — its product is MNQRKGLVMREIRLDEMAQSIDLLNYVFQVSMSIHKDRRFVNAKSKQFNEGHAIGWFDGSQLVSQILSLPFEVNVHGRIYEMGGITAVGTYPEYSGHGLMEGLIFESLERMRNEGKCISYLFPYSIPYYRKKGWEIMSDIVEFQIKDTQLPRYANLNGKIRRVDPKHEDVVTIYARYAQKTHGVMVRNSIAWNEKFQEDFWEEKFIDSDVNLQAAVYYDEDDIPQGYMFYHIMEENYYIDEIVYLQEEARKGLWNFVSAHSSMIYNVYGKTTGNEAVAFLLEDSEIIQKVSPYFMARIVDVKEFLLRYPFMGNDFQLRLAVSDRIVAWNNGTFVITMQNGKATVEKVSETLSENAIQLTVQTLATMLLGYKRPSYLEKIERLQGNAIEIALLETVLPVGIPTFIDYF
- a CDS encoding PLP-dependent aminotransferase family protein, with the protein product MDDFIFLFTEGEAKYKQIYQQIKWLIEKGRLKTNDSLPSIRRLADTLHVSRNTTLTAYEQLVAEGYIRGEGRKGYFVNDFEQVFLLEEERPSLPQKTTTKSGDIIIDFRAGAVDQQHFPLKTWRQMANQVLALKNCYAYGDPFGEPLLKEQLVHYLLQARGVQVHAEDIIIGSSTQQMLIYLGFLLKWDFPSVILEDPGYDGAREAFKMHGFQIETLPVLETGAQLEHLAHLPSRLLYVTPSHHFPYGVSMSIQQRQALIQWAKKVDGYILEDDYDGEFRYTQQPFPSLASIDKSRVIYMGTFSKSFLPAIRLSYMVLPKTLVHSYKKRFAHFEHNASAIHQLTMAKFMEQGEWTRHIKKMRITYKHKINGLVEELNKQFGEKITILGEQSGLYILVKVHTQLSEEQLIQNAEQHGIKVYPTSPYFLQQPSSVPIIQLGFSKLTMEEIILGVQLLKKAWITQF
- a CDS encoding GNAT family N-acetyltransferase, producing the protein MEICTVTLATVGEVVPLFNAYREFYGQQANLGQAEQFLTERLNKGESVIFLAYLDAQPVGFVQLYPVFSSVAMKKAFILNDLFVAEHARKRGVAQGLIEQCYSYCLQKDARYIALETATDNVRAQKLYEKLGMKIDDGVFHFIKYW
- a CDS encoding GNAT family N-acetyltransferase; its protein translation is MTATIKQLTTQQEWIEAYAVLVQLRTELTIEKYLLLLKEMMQDGYMLFALFENKQMVAVAGLSWRVNFYSERHIFVYDLVTHEAYRSRGYGEKLLHYIHQWGKEKGAHYIALESGVLRKNAHRFYEDRLGYEKWCYSFRKAL
- a CDS encoding CPBP family intramembrane glutamic endopeptidase, encoding MVMESAISAIIQVILFSVIPFIWWFFSGKKEQSFLAWLGIKKPVIESKGNYFVWFLVIIVLLVVPLATITYFYLDSSILASNRFIGLGFSALVPALFYAIVQTGLSEELFFRGFLMKRFMHRFGFQIGNIMQSLLFGTIHGWMLFSFIPFGGVVLVVMATGFAGYLMGWINERKSNGSILTSWSVHGIANLFASVMAMFNML